TTATGATACAGCGGGGGAAAAAGCAGAGGAAGCAGCCGAAAAAGCTAAAGAAGCAGTTAAAAAATATAAAGATCAAACTAAGCCTACTAAAGAAGAAATTAAAAAAAGGGAAAAATTTGAGCAAAAATGGAATGATAAATTATTTAATTTAACTGCTTCTAGAATAGAAAAGTTAGAAAAAGAAAAACAGGAAGCTATTAAGAACGCAAAAGAAAAAGGAGCAAAAACTACTGCTATTGAGGAATATTATGCCGAGAAGAAAAATCAAATTAGAGAAGGCTTTGAAGAATCATGGAAAGATAAGTTATTTCAAATAACCGCTACTAGAGAAGAGAAATTGGAGAAAGAAAAACAAAGAGCATTAGAAAGAGCAGAAGAATTAGGAGCAAGTAAACTTGCAATCAAGAAATATTATGTCCAAAAGGAAAAAGAGTTATTAAGCAACCAGTTAGCCAGATATCAAAAGCAAAGTAGTGCTATATCCACAGCTATCAAAGCAATGAAAGATAATATAATTGAATATACGAAAAGATTGTATAATAATACTGCGCAAGCTTCTTTGGCTATGTCAAAGTCGATGACAAGTTTTTTTGATAGCTTTACAAATGGTTCAAAAACTTTCAAAGAAGCAGTTAAAGAAATGGCACTATCATTTGTAACTATGGCTGAACAACAAGTAATTGCAGCTGAAGCAATGGGGGTTGCCCAATCATGGGCTCAGGCTCCATCAACTCTCGGGGCTTCATTAGCTTATATAGGCGAGATTGTATCTAAGTCAGCTGCAGCTATAGCAACATTTGAGTCTGTTAAAGCGGTTATTAGAGAATTCGCTGATGGTGGACTTGTTACTGGGCCAACTCTCGGAATGATCGGTGAAGCAGGAGACGACGAAGCCGTATTACCTCTTAATCAGAAAACGATGTCAACTCTTGGAGCAAGCATAGCAGCAAATATGCCTCAACAGCAACAAACAGTCCAGCCTGTTTCTCAAAGACCGATTGAACTCCACGTTGGAACACTCGTTGCTGACAAAATGGGCCTTAAAAAGTTAGAAAGAAAGTTAAGAAGTATTAGAATATCTGAAAATAAACGGTTAGGGGTGAATAATGCATGATTAATCTTAAGTTAAATGGAACAAAAATACCATCTCCTAAGGAAGAGGTGAAAATTGATCCACTCGAAATTGCAAGAGAAGATAGAATGGCCAGTGGTCGTAAAGTTAAAGATATAAAGACTACTAAAGATACATTCACCCTTGATTATGATGGGCTTCTTCCGGATGATGCAATGACTTTCATAAATGCTTATAGAGATGGTGGACCGGTAACTTTTGAATATGAAGACGTTGAGGGAAAGCAATCTAAGCAGGTGTATATACAGCCCCTTCCTAGAAAAATATACGCTCCTAAACCACAATATACAAAAGAAATTACAATAACTTTGGAGGAAGAATAAGATGCTGCCAGTTAGTGATGAATTTCTAGAGAAGATCAAAGCTGGAACACGAAACATTAAAGCAAGAGTAGAGATTGTATGGACTGACTCGCAAATAGACAAGTCAATTAGAATGTCAGCTAATGAAAATGCAAGAATATCATGGACTTATCAAGCTGCGGATGCTGTTGAGAATACACCACATAAATGGTTGTCTCTCGATGGGTCATGTACTCTTGATGGAACATATCATCCGGCGCCTGGGAGCAAGAAAACAGCTGAAGAATACCAAATGGGTTGGTGGGGGAGACAATTATCAGATAGTAATAGTAATTTTGCTACTCCATATCCAACGCTTACAGTATCATTTACTGAACGCCCAGTTTTTTCTTTGAAAGTAATTGGCGACAATGCAAGAGAAGAATATCCGGTTGATTTTGATATTAATATATACAGTAACGGCAGCTTGATTCATACGGAAACGGTCACCGGTAACACTAATATATTCTGGAATAGAGACGTATCAGATCAAAATTTAGAGGCCATAACTAGAATGGAATTAGTAGTCAAAAAATGGTCCCATCCCGGACGGCAGGTAAAAATAGTAGAATTTTTCACAGCTATACGCGAAATATATGAAGATGATGATATCTTGCAACTTAACCTATTGGAAGAAAGAGAAATATCTGAGGGCAGTCTTCCGATCGGGAACATAAGTGCTAATGAAATTGATCTGCGAATTAATAATATTAGTGGTAAATTCTTTGCTGGGAATCCAGATTCACCTTTCTTTGGTCTAATCAAGAAAAATAGACGTATCAGGCCATATCTAGGGATTGAACTTGATGATGGTACTACTGAGTATCATCCGCTCGGAGTGTACTGGAGCGGGGATTGGGATACTCCTGAGCAGGAAGTGTACGCTGGGACTACGGCTAGAGATAGACTGCAACTCATGGATGAAACTGAATATTCAACTAGCAAAGTGCAACAAGATGTATCATTATATCAACTTGCAGTTGATATTTGTGAGGATTATGATCTTGCTAGCAATCAATACTGGATAGATTTAGAGCTTCAAAATTTCGTTATTCCTTATGCTTATTTTGAGCCTGTATCACACCGTGAAGCATTGCGGCAGATAGCTACAGCATGTGCAGGTCAGGTTTATGCAGACCGTAAGGGCGTAGTAAGATTAGAAGGACCTAGTTTCATACAGAACAAATATAATGTTATATTATAAGGAGGATGGTAATTAATGAATATGACTGATTTTTTAGAGCAGAAACTGCTTGAACATAGTTTTCTTAATCTACCTTGGAGTTCTCCGAGCACGGTATATGTAGCACTTTGCACAGCAGATCCTACAGAAACAGGCGATCAAACTAATGAAATTAGCGCTACTAATTACAGTAGACAATCTATAGATTTCAGTGATGTAGCAGCTGACTCTAACAGTGAAGCTTCATTAATAGAAAACAATCTTGATATAGAATTTGGACAGGCAAGTGTAGACTGGGGAGAAATTACTCACGCTGCTATAATGAACGCTGAAACTGATGGTAATATGCTTATGTATTCTCAATTGACTGCTTTTGTAACTGGTGAAATTTTCACAAGTAATTATGATACTGCCGTATCACTTGATCAAGACGGTATTATAGAAGGAAGCGAAACTGTTACTGATACTGATGGTACTGGAGAATACTATGAAGGTAGAGACTATACAATGAACTATACTAACGGAGAAATTACGGTATTATCTTCCGGGGCTATGTCGGATGCTGCGGATTATCTAATTGATTATGAATATGCTAATTCAAAAGTAATTAACAGTGGTGATCTATTTAGGATTCCTGCTACTGAATTAGTGGTTGCATTTGATTAGTTTGATTAGGGGGATTTTTATGTATAGAGTGATGATTAAATGCTAAGTTATCATAGTGTAGCACTAAAAGAAGATGGAACACTGAAAGCCTGGGGACATGATGATTATGATCAAGTAACAGACACACCTACAGATAGCGGGTATGAACAGGTAAGTTGTGGAATGTTTCATAATGTAGCACTAAAAAAAGATGGAACACTGAAAGCCTGGGGACTAGATAATGATAATCAAGTAACAGACACGCCTACAGATAGTGGGTATGAACAGATAGCGTGTGGGCGTTACTATAATGTGGCACTAAAAGAAGATGGAACACTGAAAGCCTGGGGACGAGATAATGATAATCAAGTAACAGACACACCTACAGATAGTGGGTATGAACAGATAGCGTGTGGGCGTTATCATAGTGTAGCACTAAAAGAAGATGGAACACTGAAAGCCTGGGGACATGATGATTATAATCAAGTAACAGACACGCCTACAGATAGCGGGTATGAACAGATAAGTTGTGGATTATACCATAGTGTAGCACTAAAAGAAGATGGAACACTGGAAGCCTGGGGACATGATGATTTTGATCAAGTAACAGATACACCTACAGATAACGGGTATAAACAGGTGAGTTGTGGAATATTTCATAATGTAGCACTAAAAGAAGATGGAACACTGAAAGCCTGGGGACGAGATAATGATAATCAAGTAACAGACACACCTACAGATAACGGGTATAAACAGGTAAGTTGTGGAGGTTACCATAATGTAGCACTAAAAGAAGATGGAACACTGAAAGCCTGGGGACGAGATAGTAATAATCAAGTAACAGACACACCTACAGATAGTGGGTATATTTTTTTAATGACTTCTTCGGGTAATATTATTACTGAAGATCCTCCAATAGAAAGTTCAGCGTTTTTTTATGGGAGGGGTAAACAATATGTCAATGCTGAAACAGAAGAAATACCGTTAATAACTAGCTCAGTGTCTTTTCAGGGATCAGGTAAAAAACAAATTAATGGTACATTAATTATCACTACTGCAAGCGTACAACATCAAGGAACAGGTGAACTGCAAGCTCCAGCAGATAAAATTAAAGGTGCTAGGTTGCACTATACTGGAGATGGAACCCAGCAGTCCAGAGCAAAGGCTGAGATGAATGCTAGTTCTAATGCTTATGGGAAAGGGAAGATGAAATACAAGGCGCTTATATTATCTATTCCAGATGGTGCTTATTTAATAGATAAAGATAATTATAGAAGCAAAAACCAGCCTTCTAAGTCTGATGAGATGGCGAATAAAATCATAATTAATACTCAACCACTTGTTCCGCTTTCAGAACAGCAAGTATATGAGAAAGAATTAACACTTAGTGTCGGAGAAATCAAAAATATTACAGCAAAATATGATGACAGCGACATACCAGTTATTGATTCTATTGCTAGTCTTACTGGTAATACAAATAGTACCATCAATAGTACTGAATATTATGCCTGGGGGGCTGACATAACAATAGAAAATACAGGAAGTAGTGAAGAAACCTTCACATTAATTATTAATGCGAAACCTCTGGAAGTACAAGGAATAGAAAAAGTAACTGCTAAGGATGAAGCAAGTATTAGAGAGCATGAAGAAATTAAGTATGATCTAGAAGAGAATCATTTAATTCAAAAAGAAGAAATGGCGCAACAAATAGCTGATATTGTTCTTGCAAGCGCAAAAGATCCGCGACGTGATGTAGAACTTGATTGGCGTGGAAATCCAGCATTAATATTAGCTGATTTAATTACTGTCCCCGAATATAGTGACTATGGGAATTTCTATGTAACAAGACAAAATTTAGAATATGATGGTGCATTAACTGCAAATACAGAGGGGAGGAAGATCAATGTCTGATTGGCAAGGAGCTAAAACAGATTGGACACCTGAAGATGATGTTACTGATGAAGATTTTGATCGAATTGAGACGAATACGAAAGCTAATAGAGAAGATATAGATGATTTATCTTTTGATGTCAATAATATTGATAGAAGATATTCTGCAGGTAATTTTAGAGTATATATTGATCAAAGTGAAGACTCAGGCCATAGTGACAATTACAAAAAAACAAAAGAAGTAACAGTAGGTTTCGGAAGTGAATGTAGAGTTAAATTTAAGTTTTGTGCACCAACTGGTGGTGCAGCAACCGTATATGCAAAAATATACAAAAATAGTCAACCGGTTGGTATAGAAAGATCAACTAAGTCTGCAGATTATAACACCTATACTGAAGATATAAATATAAATCCCGGAGATAAAATTCAAATATATACTAAATCAGATTTTTACCTTAATAATCATCCTGTAGTTAAAGATTTAGAGATATTAGTCGATAAAGGATTAGTTGCAGGTTAAAAGTATAGATAAAATATAGAAAGGGTGTGACTAATGAAAGATATAGCTAATTTCATTCAACAAGTTGGTTTCCCGGCGTTTGTAGCAATATATGTTCTTGTGAGGTTAGAGCCTCTTATACAAAGCAATACAGAAGCTATCAATAAATTAGCCATAGCAATATCTAATTTGAGTGAAGTTGATGGCAATGAGTTATCTGAACAACTTAATGATAATAATTAGACTCCCGATAGGGTGTCTTTTTTTAATATGATAATAAGGAGGTGATGTTATTTATGCCGAGCATAAAAGATCAATTAATTTTACATGAAGGCTTAGAAATTGAGTTATATAAATGTCCTGCCGGCCACTGGACCATCGGTGTTGGTAGAAATTTAGAGGCTGATCCACTATCTCAAGAAGAGGTTCTGGAGCTACTTAAAGAACAGGGCGTAACCAAAGAAATTGCTATAAAGTGGTTAGATGAAAAAATAGATGAGATCACAGATCAATTAGAGCAATATGATTGGTATTGCAGTCTTGATGACATACGCAAGAAAGTGATTATCGATATGGTTTTTAACCTGGGGATCGATGGTCTGCTTTCATTTGAGAATATGATCAATGCTTTAAAGGAAGAAGATTTCGAGAAAGCTGCAGAGGAGATGAAGGATTCACAATGGTACCATCAAGTAAAGATAAGGGGAAAACGGCTAGTTAAGATGATGCGAACCGGAGAGGATTATCAATAATTAGAGGAGTGATTATTCATGAAAGAATTAATCTTAAGTCAAATTAATCTAGACACTATTATTTGGGTACTGGGAGGATTGTCAGCTATGATTACTTTCTTAGTCAAGCATAACCCAAATCTGGATCCATACTTTGATAAGGCTATGCCTACTCTTATTGAAGTGGACGATTTCATCGATTCATTAGCTGTTGAATATGAAGATGTTGCTAACTTACAACGCGCTAGTGAGTTTACAGATAAGCTAGTAGAAGAAATGAGACAAGCAGGTTACAAACTAGATGAAGAAGATAAGAAAAAGATAGAGGTTAGAACTAAGAGTAGGTTGTCGGGAAACGAAAAGATTCTTCAAGATACAGAGTAGGAGAATTGCCCGATGCTGGTTTGCATATCGATATGGACTTCGGAGAGAAGGAAATATATGCTGAATATAATTGGAGATTTTAACTTTGCCCGCTGCTAGCTGAAAGGCTTGCGGCGGGATTTTTTATTTTAATTAATAGTACAAAATGCTTGACAACGTTCCATATATATACAACAATAATAAGGAGGTGATTTTGAATGAAGAGAACTACTGAATTGATAGCTAGAACTACCGAACAATTTAAGAATCATGTGGAAGATGAATGTAGACGTCGAGGTATGACTCAAAGTGATCTAATACATTGTGCAATAGAAGATTTTTTTAAACAAGATATTTTATTACCTAAAATTGAGCTTATTAATGGAGAATTTAAACAGAGAAGTAAATTTACTAAGTTGCTGTTTTCCTTTGATGAAAGTGTAGTATATCTTTTTTTAAGAAAAGATTATTCAAGCCATTATCGTACAGTAAATGTTGTAATAGAAGATATTAAAACAAATGATTATTATCCTTTCAGTAAACAACTTTCTTTTAATAAACCAGGTGGAGGATGGAATAATGCTAAAAGAATACATGATAGAGTTCAGGAAGCGAAAGAAAAAGACTTAGATGTTCATATTTCAGTAAGAGTTATTGATAATGATGTTTTGAGTTTATTTTTAAAGGGAAATTTATCTTGGAATAAACTAAAAGAGAATAGTATACCAGCTCATATAGTGAAAGATGAACAAGTTAAATCCAGATATGAAGAGTTTAAAAAAGAAATACTTGAAGAAAAAGAATAAATTATCAGTAAAATATAGGGTAAACATGATAGATATTTGTAAATGACCGCCGTCAGAGAGGCGGTCATTTTTTATTTTATATGCAAAATATAGAAATAAACCATCTATATGACTTGACGTATGTCTAGTATTATGGTATAATATATATAGA
The sequence above is drawn from the Sporohalobacter salinus genome and encodes:
- a CDS encoding YvrJ family protein; translated protein: MKDIANFIQQVGFPAFVAIYVLVRLEPLIQSNTEAINKLAIAISNLSEVDGNELSEQLNDNN
- a CDS encoding glycoside hydrolase family protein, with the protein product MPSIKDQLILHEGLEIELYKCPAGHWTIGVGRNLEADPLSQEEVLELLKEQGVTKEIAIKWLDEKIDEITDQLEQYDWYCSLDDIRKKVIIDMVFNLGIDGLLSFENMINALKEEDFEKAAEEMKDSQWYHQVKIRGKRLVKMMRTGEDYQ
- a CDS encoding RCC1 domain-containing protein, with product MLSYHSVALKEDGTLKAWGHDDYDQVTDTPTDSGYEQVSCGMFHNVALKKDGTLKAWGLDNDNQVTDTPTDSGYEQIACGRYYNVALKEDGTLKAWGRDNDNQVTDTPTDSGYEQIACGRYHSVALKEDGTLKAWGHDDYNQVTDTPTDSGYEQISCGLYHSVALKEDGTLEAWGHDDFDQVTDTPTDNGYKQVSCGIFHNVALKEDGTLKAWGRDNDNQVTDTPTDNGYKQVSCGGYHNVALKEDGTLKAWGRDSNNQVTDTPTDSGYIFLMTSSGNIITEDPPIESSAFFYGRGKQYVNAETEEIPLITSSVSFQGSGKKQINGTLIITTASVQHQGTGELQAPADKIKGARLHYTGDGTQQSRAKAEMNASSNAYGKGKMKYKALILSIPDGAYLIDKDNYRSKNQPSKSDEMANKIIINTQPLVPLSEQQVYEKELTLSVGEIKNITAKYDDSDIPVIDSIASLTGNTNSTINSTEYYAWGADITIENTGSSEETFTLIINAKPLEVQGIEKVTAKDEASIREHEEIKYDLEENHLIQKEEMAQQIADIVLASAKDPRRDVELDWRGNPALILADLITVPEYSDYGNFYVTRQNLEYDGALTANTEGRKINV
- a CDS encoding phage tail fiber protein — protein: MNMTDFLEQKLLEHSFLNLPWSSPSTVYVALCTADPTETGDQTNEISATNYSRQSIDFSDVAADSNSEASLIENNLDIEFGQASVDWGEITHAAIMNAETDGNMLMYSQLTAFVTGEIFTSNYDTAVSLDQDGIIEGSETVTDTDGTGEYYEGRDYTMNYTNGEITVLSSGAMSDAADYLIDYEYANSKVINSGDLFRIPATELVVAFD